One part of the Maribacter aquivivus genome encodes these proteins:
- the menA gene encoding 1,4-dihydroxy-2-naphthoate octaprenyltransferase, with translation MTKVKAWLNAARLRTLPLSISGILVGTAMAAYHGVTNVSIFILAILTTIGLQVTSNFANDYGDGVKGTDGDDRVGPKRALQSGLLTAAQLKSGIYISIVINAILIVALIITSFGLQDILYPVLFLLLGAFAIWAAIKYTVGKSAYGYNGLGDIFVFIFFGLVSVLGSMFLYLKAISFMTVLPAVSIGLLSVGVLNLNNMRDIKSDAAVGKNTMVVKMGLPKAKKYHYTLLIISFLCLFCFLLTTNGSQIRYVCLAGYLLVFIHLRKVASTNNEAELDPELKKLALSTFFIALLFFISYYYFL, from the coding sequence GTGACAAAAGTTAAAGCTTGGCTAAACGCAGCAAGACTTAGAACGCTTCCCTTATCAATTTCAGGTATACTTGTAGGTACTGCTATGGCAGCTTATCATGGGGTTACGAATGTTAGTATTTTTATTCTAGCAATCTTAACAACCATTGGTTTACAGGTTACCTCTAATTTTGCAAATGACTATGGTGACGGTGTCAAAGGTACTGATGGTGACGATAGGGTAGGGCCAAAACGAGCCCTGCAAAGCGGACTTCTAACTGCAGCGCAGTTAAAATCTGGTATCTATATCAGTATTGTAATAAACGCAATTCTCATTGTAGCTTTAATCATTACTTCTTTTGGTTTACAAGATATTCTATATCCTGTTTTATTCTTATTACTTGGTGCGTTCGCTATTTGGGCAGCGATTAAGTATACTGTAGGCAAATCTGCTTACGGGTATAACGGTCTTGGAGATATTTTTGTTTTTATATTTTTTGGACTGGTCAGTGTTTTAGGTTCTATGTTCTTGTATCTGAAGGCAATATCTTTTATGACCGTGTTGCCAGCAGTTTCTATAGGCTTATTAAGTGTAGGTGTTCTTAACCTTAATAATATGAGAGATATAAAGTCTGATGCCGCAGTTGGTAAGAATACAATGGTGGTTAAAATGGGGTTGCCAAAGGCAAAAAAATATCATTACACACTGTTAATTATATCGTTTTTGTGTCTGTTTTGTTTCTTACTTACAACAAATGGATCACAAATACGTTATGTATGTCTTGCAGGCTACCTTCTGGTGTTTATTCATTTAAGAAAAGTAGCTAGCACGAATAACGAGGCAGAACTTGATCCAGAGCTAAAAAAATTGGCTTTAAGTACCTTTTTTATCGCCTTGTTGTTTTTTATTAGTTATTATTATTTTTTGTAA
- the menD gene encoding 2-succinyl-5-enolpyruvyl-6-hydroxy-3-cyclohexene-1-carboxylic-acid synthase codes for MKYSAIPTAQSIVQHCQAKNISNIVISPGSRNAPLTIAFAENPYFTCYSIVDERCSAFFALGMAQQLQKPVVVLCTSGSALLNYYPAVAEAYFSNIPLIVISADRPIYKLGIGDGQTINQRNVFENHIRYSANLKQDVNHATAKVLQYKPEWLSDRAVNDVQQEVQNYNDGQLNLALEIALTSNTPIHINAPFEEPLYETISVPSISPQISAIPADIDSVIDLEQHRNIWKTSVRKMVLVGVNTSNAIKDMVLEKLANDPSVIVLTETTSNIHHPNFFNSIDSLVAPIEMHVDTELEFEKLKPEVLITFGGLIVSKKVKAFLRNYTPKHHWHIGGQFANDTFFCLEEHIKISVNDFFSEMYLDDTNLKSEYFSHWNKIKEKYELKRNDYLEEIPFSDFLAFNHILAAVPDDYMLQLANSSTIRYTQLFNVNPTLKVFCNRGTSGIDGSTSTAIGASLASSSPTLFITGDLSFFYDSNALWNSYLKPNFRIIVVNNNGGGIFRILPGKENSNVFETYFETRHTLSSEHLCAMYGFNYLRANSSQELEEELSTFFDETDRPQLLEITTPTLKNDKILIDYFRFIS; via the coding sequence ATGAAATACTCCGCAATACCTACCGCACAATCTATTGTTCAACATTGCCAGGCAAAGAATATTTCTAATATAGTAATATCGCCGGGATCTAGAAATGCACCGCTTACTATAGCCTTTGCGGAGAATCCTTATTTTACTTGTTATAGTATTGTAGACGAACGTTGTTCTGCCTTTTTCGCTTTAGGTATGGCGCAACAATTGCAAAAGCCGGTTGTAGTTCTTTGTACATCTGGTAGTGCGCTTTTAAATTATTACCCAGCAGTTGCAGAGGCATATTTTAGTAATATTCCGTTAATAGTTATTTCTGCTGACAGACCTATTTACAAATTGGGAATAGGAGATGGGCAAACAATTAACCAGCGAAATGTATTTGAAAACCATATAAGATATTCTGCCAATCTAAAGCAAGATGTTAATCACGCTACGGCAAAGGTTTTACAATATAAACCTGAGTGGCTTTCTGATAGAGCTGTAAATGATGTGCAACAAGAAGTGCAGAATTACAATGATGGTCAATTAAACCTTGCTCTTGAAATTGCACTGACATCTAATACTCCTATTCATATAAACGCACCTTTTGAAGAGCCTTTGTATGAAACAATTTCAGTGCCTTCTATTTCTCCGCAAATTAGTGCGATACCAGCTGATATCGATAGTGTAATTGACTTAGAGCAGCACAGAAATATTTGGAAAACTTCGGTTCGTAAAATGGTTTTAGTAGGGGTCAACACGTCTAATGCTATTAAAGATATGGTTTTGGAAAAGCTAGCTAATGATCCTAGCGTTATAGTGTTAACAGAAACTACATCGAACATTCATCATCCTAATTTTTTTAATAGTATAGATTCCTTAGTTGCACCCATAGAAATGCATGTCGATACGGAATTGGAATTCGAAAAATTGAAGCCAGAGGTATTGATCACTTTTGGCGGACTCATAGTTTCTAAAAAGGTAAAAGCATTTCTAAGAAATTATACGCCAAAACATCATTGGCATATTGGTGGTCAATTTGCAAACGATACTTTTTTCTGTTTAGAGGAACATATTAAAATTTCGGTTAATGATTTTTTCAGTGAAATGTATTTAGACGATACGAATCTAAAAAGTGAGTATTTTTCTCATTGGAATAAGATAAAAGAGAAATATGAGCTTAAAAGAAATGATTATTTAGAAGAGATTCCGTTTTCAGATTTTTTAGCCTTTAATCATATTTTAGCAGCTGTACCTGATGATTATATGTTGCAATTGGCAAACAGTTCTACTATTAGATATACTCAGTTATTCAATGTTAACCCTACACTAAAAGTGTTTTGTAATAGAGGTACAAGTGGCATAGATGGTAGTACATCTACTGCAATAGGTGCATCTTTGGCTAGTAGCTCACCTACACTTTTTATAACAGGCGACCTTAGCTTTTTCTATGATAGTAATGCGTTGTGGAATAGTTACTTAAAGCCTAATTTTAGAATTATTGTTGTTAATAATAATGGCGGCGGAATTTTTAGAATACTTCCAGGGAAGGAGAATTCTAATGTTTTTGAAACCTATTTTGAAACCAGACATACCTTATCGTCAGAGCATCTTTGTGCTATGTATGGTTTCAATTATTTAAGGGCAAATTCATCTCAAGAACTTGAAGAAGAATTAAGTACGTTTTTTGATGAAACCGATCGTCCGCAATTACTGGAAATTACTACGCCTACATTAAAAAACGATAAAATTTTGATTGATTATTTTCGTTTCATATCTTAG
- a CDS encoding DUF2853 family protein — protein sequence MSKRDDLIEKYAADIKDKFGEDADMDLLKKVTVGLGPSIYNIDASKVSGSDQKELDTVKNNYLIKKLGLPDNAKLDEALATVMDKYGSSNRNKHRAVIYYKLCQHFKKASVYDK from the coding sequence ATGAGTAAAAGAGACGATTTAATCGAAAAGTATGCTGCGGACATCAAAGATAAATTTGGTGAAGATGCAGATATGGACTTGCTTAAAAAAGTAACTGTTGGTCTAGGACCATCTATTTACAACATCGATGCTTCTAAAGTATCTGGTAGTGATCAAAAAGAATTGGATACTGTAAAGAACAATTACTTGATCAAAAAGTTAGGTCTTCCTGATAATGCTAAATTAGATGAAGCACTTGCAACTGTTATGGACAAGTACGGTTCTTCTAACAGAAACAAGCATAGAGCTGTTATCTATTACAAGCTTTGTCAACATTTCAAAAAAGCATCTGTTTACGATAAATAG
- a CDS encoding CvfB family protein, whose translation MIELGRINNLEILRDTSVGLFLGDEEGNDVLLPNKYVPTTYEIGEKIKVFCYLDYDERPVATTLDPDIMLGEFRLLQVAEVNEFGAFMQWGLEKHLLVPFREQRVKMKEGQWYVVHCYLDERSGRLVASNKLDRFLSNDTIDLKVWEKVDLVVTRQTDLGWEVIVNEKHKGLVYFNEVFKPINIGDVIPGCIKTIRKDNKLDISLQPLGTKVLEPAANKIYEVLVESGGFLGLHDKSAPEEIRDVFQMSKKTFKKGLGTLYKERKIKIESDGISLLDD comes from the coding sequence ATGATAGAATTAGGACGTATAAACAACCTTGAGATTTTAAGAGACACTAGTGTTGGACTCTTTTTGGGTGATGAAGAAGGAAATGATGTATTGTTGCCAAATAAATATGTACCAACAACATATGAAATAGGAGAGAAAATTAAAGTTTTCTGTTATTTAGATTATGATGAAAGACCAGTTGCAACTACTTTAGATCCAGACATTATGCTTGGTGAGTTTAGGTTATTGCAAGTAGCTGAGGTTAATGAGTTTGGTGCGTTTATGCAATGGGGTCTTGAGAAACATCTTTTAGTTCCTTTCCGTGAGCAACGTGTTAAGATGAAAGAAGGACAGTGGTATGTAGTTCATTGCTATTTAGATGAACGTTCTGGTAGATTGGTTGCTTCAAATAAGTTGGACAGATTTTTAAGTAATGATACTATTGATCTTAAAGTATGGGAGAAGGTAGATTTAGTTGTTACCAGACAAACCGATTTAGGTTGGGAGGTTATTGTTAATGAAAAGCACAAGGGGTTAGTTTACTTTAACGAAGTTTTCAAACCAATTAATATTGGAGACGTTATACCTGGCTGTATTAAGACCATTAGAAAAGACAATAAATTAGATATTTCTCTTCAGCCATTAGGTACAAAGGTTTTGGAACCTGCTGCTAATAAAATATATGAAGTGTTGGTAGAAAGTGGTGGTTTTTTAGGGCTACATGATAAGTCTGCACCAGAAGAAATAAGAGATGTTTTTCAAATGAGTAAGAAAACATTTAAAAAAGGTTTAGGAACCTTATATAAAGAAAGAAAAATAAAAATTGAGTCTGATGGTATCAGCCTTTTAGATGACTAA
- a CDS encoding LytR/AlgR family response regulator transcription factor, translated as MEQPIKILIVEDNVIIADDMQSMLEEIGYEIVDNVIVYEQAVEVLKTQQVDLVLIDIILASDKTGIDLGKHIRENYDIPFIFVTSNSDRATVENAKTVKPNGYLVKPFEQQDLYTSIEIALSNFIYGKQTAANNGAANATNTEDVAMSNSILKDSIFVKKQHLYYRIQFGDIQFIKADNVYLEVNTVDKKFLVRSPLKDYLEKLPQNKFYRAHKSYIVNVDHIDAINSKDIMINNTLIPISKDFKEFIISAMNS; from the coding sequence TTGGAACAACCCATAAAAATTCTAATTGTTGAGGATAATGTGATCATCGCTGATGATATGCAATCTATGCTAGAGGAAATAGGATATGAAATAGTTGACAACGTAATTGTATACGAACAGGCTGTTGAAGTTTTAAAAACCCAACAGGTAGATTTAGTTCTAATTGATATCATTTTAGCTTCTGATAAAACGGGTATTGATTTGGGTAAACACATTAGAGAGAATTATGATATTCCTTTCATTTTTGTAACATCGAACTCTGATCGTGCAACGGTTGAAAATGCTAAAACAGTGAAACCAAACGGTTATCTGGTTAAACCATTTGAACAACAAGATTTATATACTTCTATAGAAATTGCATTATCTAACTTTATTTATGGAAAACAGACTGCGGCTAATAATGGGGCTGCAAACGCTACCAATACGGAAGACGTTGCAATGTCTAATTCAATTTTAAAGGATTCTATATTCGTTAAGAAGCAACATCTTTATTATAGAATACAATTTGGTGATATTCAATTTATCAAAGCTGATAATGTCTATTTAGAAGTAAATACTGTAGATAAAAAGTTTTTGGTGCGTTCACCATTAAAAGATTATTTAGAGAAGTTACCACAGAATAAGTTTTATAGAGCTCATAAGTCATACATTGTAAATGTAGATCATATTGATGCTATCAATTCAAAAGATATTATGATCAATAATACGCTGATCCCAATCTCTAAAGATTTTAAAGAGTTTATAATCTCGGCTATGAATTCCTAA
- a CDS encoding SPOR domain-containing protein, with amino-acid sequence MPFIEESDLLELHKDVDKAQIINERLLDQIKFKNKELKKSKIQRNILAGITGLFLIGGLAFTSFTAGLSSSGGFNRKASNDLVLTSIDSVDAIRTRLESLKEQNEELSLVKEFYLAKEFLQKEKIYSVQVKSFVDNNVTLASEALTNTLFVKTNPFYSYSLGNFETLEEAQSFRKQLVDIGFGDAFVASYQDGKRIQIEDPF; translated from the coding sequence ATGCCCTTTATAGAAGAAAGCGATTTACTAGAATTACATAAAGACGTCGATAAAGCACAAATTATCAATGAGCGTTTATTAGATCAAATAAAATTCAAGAACAAAGAATTAAAAAAGAGTAAGATTCAGCGTAATATTTTGGCAGGAATCACGGGTCTTTTTTTAATTGGCGGTTTGGCATTTACTTCATTTACTGCTGGTCTGTCAAGTTCAGGTGGTTTTAATAGAAAAGCTTCTAATGATTTAGTATTAACTTCTATAGATAGTGTAGATGCTATTAGAACTCGCTTAGAAAGTTTAAAAGAACAGAATGAAGAGCTAAGTCTTGTTAAAGAATTTTACCTAGCTAAAGAGTTCTTACAGAAAGAAAAAATATATTCGGTACAAGTAAAATCTTTCGTTGATAATAATGTCACTTTGGCTTCTGAAGCTTTAACAAATACGCTTTTCGTTAAAACCAATCCTTTTTACTCGTATTCATTAGGTAATTTTGAGACTTTAGAAGAGGCGCAATCGTTTAGGAAACAATTGGTAGATATTGGTTTTGGTGATGCTTTCGTAGCTTCTTACCAAGACGGTAAAAGAATTCAAATAGAAGATCCTTTTTAG